The Limnohabitans sp. region TCAATCTCCGCCACACGCGCCAGGATCGCGTCGATCATGTCTTGTGCCGACAACTTGCCCGCTTTGAAGCGCGGCAAATACTCGGCAATCAAGGGCAGTGAGAAACCCATCTCCCGAGACATGGCGATGAAGATGACGTGCTTCATGGTTTTCTCGTCGTACGCGCGGTAGCCATTGGGCAATCTTTGGCTTTCAATGAGGCCATCGGCCTCGTACCGCCGCAAGCGGTGCACCGACACCCGGGTCTTGGCAGAGAGTTCTGAAATACGCATGAATTCAGTCTAGCAACGCTCGCATTGCGCGAGGGTTATGGCTTTTGACGCATGGGCGACAAGCCAAAGCGACCGCTGCGCCGCAGGTGATACCCCCATCAGCGGTCACTGGTGTACAAAACACCCTTCAACCGGAGCCCCCCATGACTGCACACAAAGCCTTGCCCCACGCCCTACCCGCTGATGTGGGCCTGTGCCCCGAGCGCACGCAACGCCTGATGGACGTGCTGCGCCGCGAAGTGGCCAGTGGCAGGTTACCCGGTGCCGTGGCCATGATTGCCCGGCGCGGACAGATCGGCTTGTTCGAAGCCGTGGGCCAGCAAGACCCCGGCACGGGCACGCCGATGAAAACCGACAGCATCTTCCGCATCTACTCCATGACCAAGCCGGTCGTGTCGGTGGCGGTGATGATGCTGGTCGAGCGCGGGCAGTTGCTCTTGAGCGACCCGGTCAGCCGCTGGTTGCCCGAATACGCGAACCAGCAGGTGGCCACAGCCCAAGGCCTGGAGCCCGTGCGGCAAGCCGCCACGGTGCAAGACCTGCTGCGTCACACAGCGGGTCTGACGTATGAATTTTTGGGCGACTCGGCTGTGCAGCGCCAATATGGCGAAGTGAAGATCGCCTCACGCGAACGGACCAATGCCGAGTTTTCTCAAACCTTGGCTGCGCTGCCGCTGCAGTTCCAGCCCGGCACCGTGTGGGCCTACAGCCGCGCCACGGATGTACTGGGGCGGCTGGTCGAGGTGGTCAGCGGGCAAGGCTTGGGCGCATTTTTGCAAGCCGAAATCTTTG contains the following coding sequences:
- a CDS encoding serine hydrolase — encoded protein: MTAHKALPHALPADVGLCPERTQRLMDVLRREVASGRLPGAVAMIARRGQIGLFEAVGQQDPGTGTPMKTDSIFRIYSMTKPVVSVAVMMLVERGQLLLSDPVSRWLPEYANQQVATAQGLEPVRQAATVQDLLRHTAGLTYEFLGDSAVQRQYGEVKIASRERTNAEFSQTLAALPLQFQPGTVWAYSRATDVLGRLVEVVSGQGLGAFLQAEIFGPLGMVDTGFAVPPEQHHRIAEPFAHDPDGGVPMKVLEPRQVPAMEGGGGGLMSTAMDYTRFLQCLRNRGELDGVRLLGPHTVDYMTADHLGGMPADGTLLPPGHGFGLGFAVRTHLGLSPVPGSVGLYYWGGIAGTTFFIDPALDMYAMLMIQAPNQRDYYRPLFRDLVYAALV
- a CDS encoding MerR family transcriptional regulator, with the protein product MRISELSAKTRVSVHRLRRYEADGLIESQRLPNGYRAYDEKTMKHVIFIAMSREMGFSLPLIAEYLPRFKAGKLSAQDMIDAILARVAEIDQLISEQQTLRQKLMDHIGWFKTQARRKP